GTTGTTCCTGTGTGGTTCCTTCCTCCAAGAATGTAATTCTCTCCAACACAGCCCAAAACATCACACCTAGCGAGAAGATGTCCGCCTGAGCTGTGTAGGTGAGCCCACCCCAAACCTCTGGGGCCATGTAAAAGTCGGAGCCACAGGTGGAAGAAAAGTACTTCCTGGTCAGCTTTCCATCCACCCGACCCTCACTCATCTTGCTCAGACCAAAATCAGCGACCTGGAAAAGACATCAATCGCAGCAATCTCTTTGAGCTTCTTAACTGGAGCTTAGAcctatttgagcaaatatgtttcAACACTTTCTCAAACCAGCCAGatgcagacaaaacaaaaaatatttcactttgTGAAAACAATTCTGTGCAATACATTAGATAGCCACAGTGTTCATATCTCTAAGCTTAAGATAAAAGTTCTAGTTACAAAAGGACACACCTTAAAAATAGGACCATTCGGTGTAACACTGACAAGCACATTGTCAGGCTTTAGGTCTCGATGGATTATACCAAGACGATGCAGGAAGGCCACGGCACTGCTGAGCTGTTGCACCACACTATGGTTTCCATGGGCGTCTGGTGGTCTGGAAAGCAGGTACTGATTCAAGTCACCTCCGTCACAGTATTCCATCACGAGCCAGAGTGCGGAGCAGTGCAGGGATCCTGTCCGCTCATCCTCTCTCTGGGACAGCCTCTTCCTCGATCGATTTGAAGGCCTTTTTGGAGGTGAAGGGGAGAAGTTAGGTGAGATACTGTTGGTTCTGTCTTGAAGTCTGGACACAGAGTTACTCCTCTTTTGAGTGTTGGACTGAGAACCTCTATTTTGAGCAACACTTCCTTTTAGGACACTTTCGACTAGACGTAAAGGTAGCTTCCCCTTCCTTAAGGGCTTCAAACTCTTTTGTCCTGTCTGCAGGAGGGAGCTATGCAGTGCAATAACATTGATGTGGTTCTCCGCTGTGACTCTCATGGCCCACAGTTCTTGTAAGTAGAGTTCAATGCTTTCTGGATCCTTGCAGGGAAGACGCTTGATAGCCACTTTTTGTCCTGTTTTGGCTACGTGGCCCTCAAAGACCACACCATAGCTGCCTCGTCCTACCTCCTTTTCTAAAGTGAACAGCTCCTCCATGTCTCACAGGCCTGTTGAACAAGGATGACgagtaaaatacatttttatgacATAGTTTTGTCCATACATTTAAATGTGGTTAATGAACAAATTGCACTTCCTTCATAAATTCGGAGAGGATGGTGACAAATTGAAACGCTGGAATAATACAGTACATAACGTTACAGCATGTCAGAAATTCCCAAATACGTGAAGACtcaactcaactttatttatatacagtaatccctcgtttatcccggataattggtttcaaaaaccacccgcaataagtgaaatccgcgaagtacggtcaccaacaagaagtactggacaggctaacgagttaacggaaagatgctaattcgcgatcgtgctaacacgcgaaaacggacttctaaaggaatgtaaatgaacatttggagcaatactacattgtcctaaaggagaaacaaatatttcctcaatttagaagttttattttgacttttaaatgtgtttttttttttttatttggggggaaaaatacgcgatgtagtgaagccgcgataaacgaaacgcgaagtagcgagggatcactgtagccctaaatcacagatgaGTCTCATAGGGCTACGTAACCAAATTTGTACATTAGTCAGAGGGAGTCTTTCACTAACCTCCGCAAACGCAGGTGTAGTCTTTATtgctatttgaacaaaaaacaatatgtatatagtatatatagacAACATAGCGCTTGACCGAATGTTTAAAGCTACCCGACTAATATACAACTGACTATAGACACGGCGGCCTTATTTGTCAATGCGCCATGCGAGTCGCACCAACATTGACCACATTCCAAACTTACCTTTGAATTTACTGAAATCACCAGCGGCGGTTAAAGTGAAAAAGTTGTAAACAACCCGCCTGTCATTGCGAATTTGTTGCACATTTCCGTGTGGGGAGgaaaaagcaacaacacaaaACTACGTAGGCGCACTTCCGTATTTGGACCGTCCCGCTCACAGTATACCCCACACGTGATTGGCTGCATAAGTTCAGCACTGTGTTTTGATTGGCCAGCTCGCAGTGGTGGACTGTATAGGATTTGAATTACTTTCAGCCAATCACGATGGTTAAAGTCGATGATGAAATCAGTCGACAATGATTTCCAGGGTACCCTCGAGTAGAAGCTGCTGGCAAATTCTGGCATTTTTATCGAATTTTAAATTAAACTTTATGCAAAACGTTAGCTTTCCTGTCATATCCATTCATTGAATTTCTATACTGCTTATTTTCTACTGGCCAGGTAGCCCAACCACTTGcaaacacatgtagacaaaaaaaaaaaaatcattcacactcacttcAACACTAAATGACAATTTAATGAATCCAACATGCATGGTTTGGGAATGTGGTAGGAAGCCTGAGTACCAGgagaacacacaaacacagaggaAACATGCATGCAGttacaaataataaaataggTTCCATTTTTACTCTTAAATTCACTAATAATAGTTATTATATTCATGGATCAACACGAGACAAACAACAGTCTCCTTAAAACAATTTGACAAAAATACGCATGGTGCAATGTTATTTTCATTGTTGCAGTCACAGTTAATCACATTGACAAACACAATGTGGGCACCGCATTATTATTGGGGGTTGTTGGTAAAACAGCAGAAACACTGATCACAGAtggggcatgtgtgtgt
This genomic stretch from Syngnathus scovelli strain Florida chromosome 20, RoL_Ssco_1.2, whole genome shotgun sequence harbors:
- the si:ch211-63o20.7 gene encoding serine/threonine-protein kinase pdik1l-B-like, translating into MEELFTLEKEVGRGSYGVVFEGHVAKTGQKVAIKRLPCKDPESIELYLQELWAMRVTAENHINVIALHSSLLQTGQKSLKPLRKGKLPLRLVESVLKGSVAQNRGSQSNTQKRSNSVSRLQDRTNSISPNFSPSPPKRPSNRSRKRLSQREDERTGSLHCSALWLVMEYCDGGDLNQYLLSRPPDAHGNHSVVQQLSSAVAFLHRLGIIHRDLKPDNVLVSVTPNGPIFKVADFGLSKMSEGRVDGKLTRKYFSSTCGSDFYMAPEVWGGLTYTAQADIFSLGVMFWAVLERITFLEEGTTQEQLGAYVCKGRWLTPLGEALWENADLQLCIPMKWKRAAPLPSPPGPAMCGLLFDMLASNPDSRPIAEQLESRVRAALKEDSH